From Mumia sp. ZJ1417:
CGAGCGTCATGTCCTCCGGGCGGACGCCGAGCGTGACCACCGGGGAGTCTGTCTGCGCGAGCACCTCGCGTGCCACCGGCACCACGGTGTCGCCGACCTTCACGCCTCCCTCGGTCACGGGCACGTCGAAGAGGTTCATCGCCGGCGAGCCGAGGAAGCCCGCCACAAAGACGTTGTTCGGCTTGTCGTACGTGGCGCGCGGCGTGTCGATCTGCTGGAGCACGCCGTCCTTCATCACCGCGACGCGGTCACCCAGCGTCATCGCCTCGACCTGGTCGTGCGTGACGTAGACCGTCGTCGTCCCGAGCCGGCGCTGCAGCTGCGCGATCTGGGCGCGGGTCTGGACGCGGAGCTTGGCGTCCAGGTTCGACAGCGGCTCGTCCATGAGGAAGACCTGCGGCGAGCGGACGATAGCGCGGCCCATCGCGACGCGCTGGCGCTGCCCACCGGACAGGGCCTTCGGCTTGCGCGCGAGGTACTCGGTGAGGCCCAGCATCTCGGCCGCCTCCGCGACACGCTGCTTGATCTCCGCCTTCGGGGTGCCGGCGATCTTGAGCGCGAACCCCATGTTCTCGGCGACCGACATGTGCGGGTAGAGCGCGTAGTTCTGGAAGACCATCGCGATGTCGCGCGACTTCGGTGCGAGGTCCGTGACGTCGCGGTCGCCGATGAGGATGCGGCCGGCGTCGACCTCCTCGAGCCCCGCGAGCATCCGCAGCGAGGTGGACTTGCCGCAGCCCGACGGGCCGACGAGGACGAGGAACTCCCCGTCCGCGACCTCGAGCTCGAGCTCGTCGACGGCCGGGCGATCCTGGCCCGGGAAGATGCGGGTCGCCTTCTGGAAGGTGACAGATGCCATGACTGATACATCCCTTCAGCGGCAGGAACGGGCCGCACGATCCGAGTGAAGTGGAGACGACCCGGGTCCGGGTCTGCGCCTATTGTTGCCGAGGAGGACTTATCCGTCCATGGCGTGTGCGGAATCGTGACCGACCCGCACAAGGCTCGGCCGCCGCACGGGTAGTGTCGGCGCGTGGACTCCCTCTTCGACCCGCCTGCAGGTGCGTGGCAGCCGGTCTCGGTCAAGCTCCGTACGCTCCACCGGCTGATGCTCGTCCTCTGGATCACGATCCCCGCCGTGATCGCGTGCGTCGCCGTCGCCCTGCTCCTCCAGTGGTGGTGGCTCGTGGCGCTCATCGCGGTCGCCGCCGTCGCCGGGATCGTCTGGGGTTGGCTCTGGGCGGCACGCAACCAGGCCGCGTGGGGGTTCGCCGAGAACGCCGAGGACCTGTGGGTACGCCACGGTGTCGCGTGGCGGCGGATCGTCGCCGTCCCGTACGGGCGAGTCCAGTACGTCGACGTGACTGCCGGCCCGATCGAGCGCTCCTACGGCATCGCGAAGGTCTCGCTGCACACGGCGTCGTCCAACACCTCGGCGGTGATCCCCGGGGTGACCGCCGACGACGCCGTCCGTCTGCGCGACCGCCTCACCGAGCTGGGCAAGACCCGTGGCTCCGGAATCTGAGCCGCAGGCCGCCCCGTTCGAGCAGCCGCCGGCGGCACAAGGGCAGCGTACGCACCCGGCGAGCGCGTTCGTCCGGGTCTGGATCTGGGTCGCCGCGGGCCTGTTCGCCTTCGGCCGCGACGTCCTCGAGGGCGGCGGCGACCGCAGCCTGCTCTCGGTCCTGTGGGTCGGCCTGGCGCTCGTCGGCGTGGCGGCGCTGCTCGGGGTCGTGTTCGGCTACCTCTCGTGGCGCTTCACCCGCTACTTCATCGACGGCCGTGAGATCCGCATCGAGAGCGGCATCCTGACGCGCAAGTCACGGCGTGCCCCGTACGAGCGCATCCAGTCGGTCGACATCGCCGAGCCCTTCGCCGCCCGGATCTTCCGCCTGTGCGAGCTGCGCATCGAGCTCGCGGGCGGTGACGACTCGCGGCTCTCCCTGCAGTACCTGCGCCACAGCGACGCCGACCGCCTGCGTCACCTCCTGCTCCAGCGCGCCTACGAGGCGGGCTCGCAGGCCGTCGGTGCTCCCGCGCCGAGCCAGACAGCCGAGGGCGAGCCGGGCCAGCCCGACGGCGGCGTCGCGGTGCAAGGACCGCACGTCGATCTCTCACCTCCGATCCTCGTCGTCCGCCCGGTGCGGCTGGTGGTGGCGACCCTGCTGTCGGCGGAGTTCCTCACGCCCGCGGCGTTCATGCTCGTCCTGCTCGTCGTCGGCCTCGTGTTCCCCGGGTTCGTGATCGTCGGCCTGCTGCCGTTCCTGTTCTGGGCCGGGCAGGTGATCATGTCGCGCGTGATCGCCCAGTGGGATTTCACGCTGCGACGCGCACCCACCGGGCTCCACGTGACGCGCGGCCTGCTGTCGCGGATCTCGCAGACGATCCCGTACGACCGGGTGCAGGCCGTCGTCGTGCACCAGGCCGCGCTGTGGCGCCCGCTGCACCTCGAGCGCGCCGACGTCACCGTGGCCGGTGCGTCACGCGACACCGACGGCGGAGGCAGCAGCGCGACGCTCGTTCCCGTGGCGACGCCGCAGGAGGTCCGGATGGTGCTGGGCGAGCTGTTCGCCGACGTCGATCCCGAGACGGTCCCGCGGGCTCGCGCTCCGAGACGCTCGCGGCTGTTCGCGCCGATCGGGTGGCGCTTCCGGTCCGCAGGGTCCGACGCGCACGCGTTCGTCGCCGACCGCGGATGGGTGACGCACCGTACGGACGTCGTCCCGCACGCCAAGACGCAGTCCGTCGTGATCACCCAGGGTCCGCTCCAGCGGTGGCGCGGCGTGGCCGACCTGACCGTGCACACGCCGGACGGCCCGGTCGAGGCGATGGGGCGCTCCCTGGCCTCGGCGGACGTACGCGGGCTGGCCGAGAAGCAGCTGGCCCTGGCGCGCGAGGCACGCGAGGCTCTCGGGGAGAGCTGACGGCCGCCGCCGGTATCGTGCTGCGGTATGAGCGGCAGCCTGGTCCTGCGCAACGGTCGCTTCCGCGATCCCGAGAGCGGCTCGGTCGTCGAGGGCGACCTCCTCGTCGAGAGGGGTGTCATCGAAGAGATCGGGAGCGTCGGGGCGACCGAGGCACCGGCGCTCGACCTCGGCGGAGCCACGGTCGTGCCCGGGTTCTTGGACGCCCACTTCCACGCGTTCAGCACGTGCATGGGTGGGCTCGAGCTCGAACGCCGCGCGCTGAGCTTCGTCGCGATCAATGCGACGAGACGCCTCGGTGCGGCCCTCGCACGCGGGTTCACCACGGTCCGCGACGTGGCCGGCGGTGACGCCGGCCTCGCGCAGGCGCTCGATCAGCAGCTGGTCGCCGCTCCTCGCTACCTTTACAGCGGGCCGGCGCTCAGTCAGACCGGCGGTCACGGCGACCCCCGTCCGGCGGACCTCGACGTGTGCTTCCACGAGGGCCACATGAACGAGATCGTGGACGGGGTCGACGACCTCCGCCGCGCCGTCCGGCGGCGTTTCCAGCAGGGTGCCCACGTCATCAAGATCATGACGTCGGGCGGCGTCGTGTCACCGGTCGACCCGATCCGTATCCCCCAGTACTCGGCGGAGGAGATCGCCGCGGTCGTAGACGAGGCAACCCGGCGCGGCAGCTATGTCGCCGCGCACTCTTACTCGAGCGAGGCCGTCATCCACTCGGTCACCCACGGCGTCCGCTCGATCGAGCACGGCAACCTCATCGACTCCGCCGCGGCACGGACGATGGCCGAGCACGGCGCCTATCTCGTTCCGACCCTGGTCGCGTACGACTCCATGGCCCGACGCGCCGACGAGGTCGGGCTGTCGCCCGTGGGTCGCGCCAAGAACGCCGAGGTGCTCGGCTCGGGCAAGGACGCCATCACGCTGGCCACCGAGGCTGGTGTCCCGGTCGGGTTCGGCAGCGACCTGATGGGCGACCTCGAGAACGACCAGCTGCGCGGTCTGCAGCTGCAGGCCGAGGTGCAGACGCCCGAGGCCCTGCTGCGCTCGCTCACAACGGTCAACGCCGCGCTGTTCCGGCGGCCGGAGCTCGGTCGGCTCGCGGTGGGCTCGCCGGCGGACCTCGTCGCCCTGGCCGCCGACCCGATGGACGACGTCGAAGTGCTGTGGGACGAGTCGCGTCCGCGGACCGTCGTACGGGCCGGTGTCCCGGTGGGCCTCTCCGCCTAGCTCAACCGCCGGAGGTGGCGTCCTCGGCCGCGGGATCGATGCGGCTGACCTCGCGCGAGGTCAACCACCCGTCCGGCAGCGCGACGCGCTTGGGGTTGCCCTGACGGCCGCGTGGCTTGCCGAGCTCACCGATCGGGTACGGCTCGTTGTGATCAAGGTCGGCCAGCAGCGCGTCCAGGTCGGCCAGCGAGCTGATCGTCGCCAGCGCGTGTCGCATCTGCCCACCGGCACGGAAGCCCTTGAGGTACCACGCGACGTGCTTGCGGAACTCGATGCAGCCCCGCTCCTCCCCCATGTCCGCCGCGAGCAGCTCGGCATGCCGGCGCATCCAGGCGGCCACCTCACCGAGGCTCGGCATCGCCGTCTCCTGCTCACCGGCGAACGCGGCCGCCAGGTCGCGGAACAGCCACGGGCGCCCCAGGCAGCCGCGTCCGACCACGA
This genomic window contains:
- a CDS encoding amidohydrolase family protein — protein: MSGSLVLRNGRFRDPESGSVVEGDLLVERGVIEEIGSVGATEAPALDLGGATVVPGFLDAHFHAFSTCMGGLELERRALSFVAINATRRLGAALARGFTTVRDVAGGDAGLAQALDQQLVAAPRYLYSGPALSQTGGHGDPRPADLDVCFHEGHMNEIVDGVDDLRRAVRRRFQQGAHVIKIMTSGGVVSPVDPIRIPQYSAEEIAAVVDEATRRGSYVAAHSYSSEAVIHSVTHGVRSIEHGNLIDSAAARTMAEHGAYLVPTLVAYDSMARRADEVGLSPVGRAKNAEVLGSGKDAITLATEAGVPVGFGSDLMGDLENDQLRGLQLQAEVQTPEALLRSLTTVNAALFRRPELGRLAVGSPADLVALAADPMDDVEVLWDESRPRTVVRAGVPVGLSA
- a CDS encoding PH domain-containing protein; this encodes MAPESEPQAAPFEQPPAAQGQRTHPASAFVRVWIWVAAGLFAFGRDVLEGGGDRSLLSVLWVGLALVGVAALLGVVFGYLSWRFTRYFIDGREIRIESGILTRKSRRAPYERIQSVDIAEPFAARIFRLCELRIELAGGDDSRLSLQYLRHSDADRLRHLLLQRAYEAGSQAVGAPAPSQTAEGEPGQPDGGVAVQGPHVDLSPPILVVRPVRLVVATLLSAEFLTPAAFMLVLLVVGLVFPGFVIVGLLPFLFWAGQVIMSRVIAQWDFTLRRAPTGLHVTRGLLSRISQTIPYDRVQAVVVHQAALWRPLHLERADVTVAGASRDTDGGGSSATLVPVATPQEVRMVLGELFADVDPETVPRARAPRRSRLFAPIGWRFRSAGSDAHAFVADRGWVTHRTDVVPHAKTQSVVITQGPLQRWRGVADLTVHTPDGPVEAMGRSLASADVRGLAEKQLALAREAREALGES
- a CDS encoding ABC transporter ATP-binding protein produces the protein MASVTFQKATRIFPGQDRPAVDELELEVADGEFLVLVGPSGCGKSTSLRMLAGLEEVDAGRILIGDRDVTDLAPKSRDIAMVFQNYALYPHMSVAENMGFALKIAGTPKAEIKQRVAEAAEMLGLTEYLARKPKALSGGQRQRVAMGRAIVRSPQVFLMDEPLSNLDAKLRVQTRAQIAQLQRRLGTTTVYVTHDQVEAMTLGDRVAVMKDGVLQQIDTPRATYDKPNNVFVAGFLGSPAMNLFDVPVTEGGVKVGDTVVPVAREVLAQTDSPVVTLGVRPEDMTLGDRGIATVVDVVEELGSDAFAYGHTKHGENDQTLVSRVNWRTPPQIGEVVNLTADPERVHVFSKETGLRLG
- a CDS encoding PH domain-containing protein, which produces MDSLFDPPAGAWQPVSVKLRTLHRLMLVLWITIPAVIACVAVALLLQWWWLVALIAVAAVAGIVWGWLWAARNQAAWGFAENAEDLWVRHGVAWRRIVAVPYGRVQYVDVTAGPIERSYGIAKVSLHTASSNTSAVIPGVTADDAVRLRDRLTELGKTRGSGI